One part of the Longimicrobium sp. genome encodes these proteins:
- a CDS encoding GxxExxY protein has product MQERDRLTGAIVDAAYRIHTKLGPGLLESVYEAVLARSLEQRGLKVERQKSVPIEFDGLRFDEGFRINLLVDDRVVVELKSVEQLAPVHSKQLLTYIRLLDLRVGLLINFGAATLKEGVRRVVNAYSPEDQ; this is encoded by the coding sequence ATGCAGGAGAGGGATCGGCTCACGGGGGCGATCGTCGACGCAGCGTACCGGATTCACACGAAGCTCGGGCCGGGACTGCTGGAGTCGGTTTATGAGGCCGTGCTGGCCAGGTCGCTCGAGCAGAGGGGATTGAAGGTCGAGCGGCAGAAATCCGTTCCCATCGAGTTCGACGGCCTCCGCTTCGACGAGGGATTCCGGATCAATCTGCTCGTGGACGATCGCGTGGTGGTGGAACTGAAATCTGTCGAGCAGCTCGCTCCCGTTCATTCCAAGCAGCTGCTGACGTACATACGCCTGCTGGATCTCCGCGTAGGACTCCTCATCAATTTCGGCGCAGCGACCCTCAAGGAAGGCGTGCGGCGCGTCGTGAACGCGTACTCTCCGGAAGAC